The following proteins are co-located in the Triplophysa dalaica isolate WHDGS20190420 chromosome 2, ASM1584641v1, whole genome shotgun sequence genome:
- the LOC130413951 gene encoding probable serine/threonine-protein kinase kinX codes for MEITNGSVVHCPVGSCLEMDDQRTAEEEEVELAEEVDENIHIVNEDGVEDNVMTSNAHQAEQQYDLMDDTQEETKPGPEREVTQNESPLEIKAEIEVDEDRITEPAEPELEMEVKSSTTAESQPLVEEELVEDFKEVMEDQREHVWEDETAESIHVQTVSAGPEVREVTFNLISDEQQFANSVFSDDETQQIETEPIEQLKEVEDVNEVSSYEVEEPPALSNDDEGEIFKEEPVSVDKERWIVSTIEEESKEDLQRFSEETDDMRCERMTVNVEAIHNNDLEIPNDEGSEIDFITAEAPPEVLTDQIGGSEDQKLQNSDHLVSEKGVVAVTLEEYGFFEQVAENISTMGEVETEQYRDETSHTHSAPEETIKDKEADEERTERSHHVIEPKEEVKIIEESGGSEHPEQPQESRTADALEDVLEVVCGKPEQPDDVNSDKQEVVEEANLATEQPKHVNEEVLTSTEEGAGQGNEEPRGVIQDEPKKKAREGDRKVTIPAWLKASEIFDFQEPPRPLNGHRRDNIGQREGEAKGQEVTVENGISASLVQQEEEKMVNKIRMTAQQMDEDVCDADPDDVKVSLYVKVSRPHIIILTTSRLQKYSNGNKSIQTNTYHYKMNKPV; via the exons ATGGAGATTACTAACGGCTCTGTTGTCCACTGTCCTGTAGGCTCGTGTTTGGAGATGGATGATCAGAGGACTGCCGAGGAAGAGGAGGTTGAACTAGCTGAGGAGGTGGATGAGAACATTCATATTGTGAATGAGGATGGTGTGGAAGACAATGTAATGACCTCAAATGCTCATCAAGCGGAACAGCAATATGATCTGATGGATGACACACAGGAGGAAACAAAACCTGGGCCAGAAAGAGAGGTTACCCAAAATGAATCGCCCCTAGAGATAAAAGCAGAGATAGAAGTGGATGAGGACAGAATCACAGAACCAGCAGAGCCTGAACTAGAAATGGAAGTTAAATCATCAACAACAGCAGAATCACAACCTCTTGTAGAAGAAGAGCTTGTGGAAGATTTTAAAGAAGTGATGGAGGATCAACGCGAGCATGTGTGGGAGGATGAGACAGCGGAGAGCATCCATGTGCAGACTGTGAGCGCAGGACCGGAGGTACGAGAGGTCACTTTCAACCTCATTTCCGATGAACAACAATTTGCGAATTCAGTGTTTAGTGATGATGAAACACAACAGATTGAAACTGAGCCAATAGAGCAACTTAAAGAAGTGGAGGATGTCAATGAAGTGAGTTCATATGAAGTTGAAGAACCACCTGCGTTGAGCAACGATGATGAAGGTGAGATATTCAAAGAGGAACCCGTTTCAGTCGACAAAGAGCGTTGGATTGTTTCCACTATTGAAGAAGAATCAAAAGAGGATCTGCAGCGCTTCAGTGAAGAGACAGATGATATGCGATGTGAAAGAATGACTGTGAATGTAGAGGCAATACACAACAATGACTTGGAGATCCCGAACGATGAAGGAAGTGAGATTGATTTTATTACAGCAGAGGCACCACCTGAAGTCCTCACCGATCAGATTGGTGGGAGCGAAGACCAGAAGCTTCAGAATTCAGATCATTTGGTATCCGAAAAGGGAGTTGTTGCTGTCACTCTAGAAGAATATGGATTTTTTGAGCAGGTGGCTGAGAACATTTCAACGATGGGCGAAGTTGAGACCGAGCAATATAGAGATGAAACCTCTCATACACACTCAGCTCCTGAAGAGACGATAAAAGACAAAGAAGCTGATGAAGAGCGCACTGAAAGAAGTCATCATGTGATAGAACCAAAAGAAGAAGTGAAGATTATAGAAGAGTCGGGAGGGAGTGAACATCCTGAACAGCCACAGGAAAGCAGAACCGCAGATGCACTTGAGGATGTACTGGAGGTGGTGTGCGGAAAACCGGAACAGCCAGACGATGTTAACAGCGACAAACAGGAGGTTGTTGAAGAAGCGAATTTAGCAACGGAACAACCCAAGCATGTCAACGAAGAAGTGTTGACATCTACAGAGGAGGGGGCAGGACAAGGAAATGAAGAGCCAAGAGGTGTTATCCAAGATGAACCCAAGAAGAAAGCGAGAGAGGGGGATCGAAAGGTGACAATACCTGCCTGGTTAAAGGCCAGCGAGATCTTTGATTTCCAGGAGCCACCGAGACCCCTCAACGGTCACCGGAGAGACAACATTGGTCAAAGGGAAGGTGAGGCCAAAGGTCAAGAGGTCACCGTGGAGAATGGGATATCAGCCTCTCTAGTTCAACAAGAAGAGGAGAAGATGGTGAATAAGATTAGGATGACCGCTCAACAGATGGATGAAGATGTCTGCGATGCTGATCCTGATGATGTGAAAGTGTCCCTCTATGTGAAG GTGAGCAGACCTCACATCATCATTCTCACCACCTCCAGACTCCAGAAATATAGCAACGGTAATAAATCTATTCAAACAAATACATACcattacaaaatgaacaaaccagTTTGA
- the rcan1b gene encoding calcipressin-1, giving the protein MQQPEASEVQLSDQPNALIACKVAEDVFNEHHLKVQFEALFREFDQGASFQFFKSFRRVRINFTDVLAAAEARVKLHKSDFNGKEMRLYFAQSIHIGSSRLEPPKPDKQFLISPPASPPVGWEQSQDATPYINYDLLRAVTKLGPGEQYELHTGTTNTPSVIVHVCEDDSSEGEEETEGNKRARPKIIQTRRPDNVPSVNQ; this is encoded by the exons ATGCAGCAGCCGGAAGCGTCTGAGGTCCAGCTGAGCGACCAGCCCAACGCGCTCATCGCATGTAAAGTGGCAGAGGACGTTTTCAACGAGCACCACTTAAAG GTGCAGTTTGAAGCTTTATTTCGTGAATTCGATCAAGGCGCATCGTTCCAGTTCTTCAAAAGCTTCAGACGGGTTCGGATCAACTTCACAGATGTTCTCGCCGCAGCGGAAGCCCGTGTCAAACTCCACAAGAGCGACTTCAATGGAAAAGAGATGCGGTTGTATTTCGCTCAG TCGATACACATCGGCAGCTCTCGCCTAGAGCCTCCTAAACCAGACAAGCAGTTTCTCATCTCTCCCCCTGCGTCGCCCCCTGTAGGCTGGGAGCAGTCGCAGGATGCCACGCCATACATCAACTACGACCTCCTGCGTGCCGTGACTAAACTAGGACCAG GTGAGCAGTACGAGCTCCACACGGGAACGACCAACACGCCCAGTGTGATCGTACACGTGTGTGAAGACGACAGCTCGGAGGGCGAAGAGGAGACGGAGGGCAACAAACGCGCTCGCCCCAAAATCATCCAGACCCGTCGTCCAGACAACGTCCCTTCAGTAAACCAGTGA
- the LOC130413959 gene encoding chloride intracellular channel protein 4 translates to MAWFDVAAKKLGFPTIELFVKAGSDGESIGNCPFSQRIFMILWLKGVIFNVTTVDLKRKPADLQDLAPGTHPPFLTFNGEVLVDVNKIEEFLEDRLAPPQYPKLAAMHPESNTAGIDIFAKFSAYIKNPRKEANEGLEKALVKSLKRLDDYLRTPLPDEIDANSTDDLGVSTRSFLDRPDLTLADCNLLPKLHILKVVARKYREFEIPAEMTGVWRYLITAYQQEEFMNTCPADREIEFAYLDVAKKI, encoded by the exons ATGGCTTGGTTTGATGTAGCAGCTAAAAAATTGGGATTTCCCACCATTGAACTGTTTGTGAAG GCCGGCAGTGATGGAGAGAGCATTGGAAACTGTCCTTTTTCTCAAAGAATCTTCATGATCCTCTGGCTGAAGGGAGTTATATTCAATGTCACCACTGTGGACCTTAAAAG aaaaCCGGCAGACCTGCAGGATCTGGCCCCGGGCACACACCCGCCGTTCCTGACCTTCAATGGAGAGGTGCTGGTGGACGTCAACAAGATTGAAGAGTTTCTGGAGGACAGACTTGCTCCACCACA ATATCCAAAGTTGGCAGCAATGCATCCAGAATCAAACACAGCAGGAATAGATATATTTGCCAAATTTTCTGCCTACATCAAAAACCCTCGCAAGGAAGCTAATGAGG GTTTGGAGAAAGCTCTTGTGAAGTCACTGAAGAGACTAGATGATTATTTACGGACTCCACTTCCAGATGAAATAGATGCCAACAGCACAGATGATCTTGGTGTGTCTACTCGCTCTTTTCTGGATCGACCGGATCTCACGCTGGCTGACTGCAACCTGCTTCCAAAACTGCACATCTTGAAG GTTGTGGCCAGAAAGTACAGAGAATTTGAGATTCCAGCTGAGATGACCGGAGTTTGGCGATATTTAATTACAGCTTACCAACAAGAAGAGTTCATGAACACCTGCCCCGCCGACCGAGAAATTGAGTTCGCTTACCTGGACGTGgccaaaaaaatctaa